In Streptomyces sp. NBC_00704, a genomic segment contains:
- a CDS encoding ABC transporter substrate-binding protein gives MRIRTTATVAGACALLLLTGCGAADMTKQASPFANAQGAKSLTLSVQSWVGAQANVAVAQYLLEHELGYRVDTVQVDEVPAWDALSQGRVDAILEDWGHPDQEQRYVKDKKTITPGGGLGVTGHIGWFVPTYFAEQHPDVTNWKNLDKYAAQLRTAESGGKGQLMDGSPSYVTNDKALVKNLDLDFQVVFAGSEAAQITQMRQFAKEKKPFLTYWYSPQWLFEKVPMTEVKLPAYKEGCDADPAKVACAYPHTPLQKYLNADFAKNGGKAAAFLKKFKWTTEDQNEVSLMIADQKLTPEDAAKKWVDGHTSTWKAWLS, from the coding sequence ATGCGCATCCGTACCACCGCGACCGTGGCAGGCGCCTGCGCGCTGCTCCTGCTGACCGGCTGCGGCGCCGCCGACATGACCAAGCAGGCCTCGCCGTTCGCCAACGCGCAGGGCGCCAAGTCCCTCACCCTGTCCGTGCAGTCCTGGGTGGGCGCCCAGGCCAACGTGGCCGTCGCCCAGTACCTCCTGGAACACGAGCTGGGCTACCGCGTCGACACCGTGCAGGTGGACGAGGTGCCCGCCTGGGACGCGCTCAGCCAGGGCCGGGTCGACGCCATCCTGGAGGACTGGGGCCACCCCGACCAGGAACAGCGCTACGTCAAGGACAAGAAGACGATCACCCCCGGCGGCGGCCTCGGCGTCACCGGGCACATCGGCTGGTTCGTGCCCACGTACTTCGCCGAGCAGCACCCGGACGTCACGAACTGGAAGAACCTCGACAAGTACGCGGCCCAGCTGCGCACCGCGGAGAGCGGCGGCAAGGGCCAGCTCATGGACGGCTCGCCCTCCTACGTCACCAACGACAAGGCGCTGGTGAAGAACCTGGACCTCGACTTCCAGGTCGTGTTCGCCGGTTCGGAGGCCGCCCAGATCACGCAGATGCGTCAGTTCGCCAAGGAGAAGAAGCCCTTCCTCACCTACTGGTACTCGCCGCAGTGGCTGTTCGAGAAGGTCCCGATGACCGAGGTGAAGCTGCCCGCCTACAAGGAGGGCTGCGACGCCGACCCGGCGAAGGTGGCCTGCGCCTACCCGCACACCCCGCTCCAGAAGTACCTCAACGCCGACTTCGCGAAGAACGGCGGCAAGGCGGCGGCCTTCCTGAAGAAGTTCAAGTGGACCACCGAGGACCAGAACGAGGTGTCCCTGATGATCGCCGACCAGAAGCTCACACCCGAGGACGCGGCGAAGAAGTGGGTGGACGGGCACACCTCCACCTGGAAGGCGTGGCTGTCCTGA
- a CDS encoding carboxymuconolactone decarboxylase family protein translates to MSRTSLLDREVGRAMSALSAAAKRGLGDPALAELVMIRASQLNHCAFCLDMHLAIAREQGVSERQLDMLSGWEEAGDVFDGRERAALALTEAVTVLTDGFVPDEVYVEAGRRFAAAELAHLVALVTAVNSWNRVMVARRIPPGGYTP, encoded by the coding sequence GTGAGCCGCACGAGCCTCCTGGACCGGGAGGTCGGCCGGGCGATGTCCGCGCTCAGCGCGGCGGCGAAGCGGGGGCTCGGCGATCCCGCGCTGGCCGAGCTGGTGATGATCCGCGCCTCGCAGCTCAACCACTGTGCGTTCTGCCTGGACATGCATCTCGCGATCGCCCGTGAACAGGGCGTGAGCGAGCGGCAGTTGGACATGCTGAGCGGCTGGGAGGAGGCGGGGGACGTCTTCGACGGGCGGGAGCGGGCCGCGCTCGCGCTGACCGAGGCCGTGACGGTCCTGACGGACGGGTTCGTGCCGGACGAGGTGTACGTGGAGGCCGGCCGCCGTTTCGCGGCCGCCGAACTGGCGCATCTCGTCGCGCTGGTCACCGCCGTCAACAGCTGGAACCGGGTGATGGTCGCCCGGCGCATCCCGCCGGGCGGTTACACGCCCTGA
- a CDS encoding carboxymuconolactone decarboxylase family protein, whose translation MTTKTPATTSENTTTGATAPAAPAADTATPDGPVRYAPAHTPRLDWAAHAPEVFKAMVRLDAAAREGLDPKLLELVKIRASQINRCALCVDMHSKDALAAGESVERIVQLSAWEESEHFYTERELAALALTEAVTVLTTGFVSDEVYEHAARHFEEPELAQLIAAITVINAWNRFGVTCRLVPGNHRPGQHA comes from the coding sequence ATGACGACGAAGACACCCGCCACGACCAGCGAGAACACCACGACCGGCGCCACCGCCCCCGCCGCCCCGGCGGCCGACACCGCGACCCCGGACGGGCCGGTCCGCTACGCCCCCGCGCACACCCCCCGGCTCGACTGGGCCGCGCACGCCCCCGAGGTCTTCAAGGCGATGGTCCGGCTGGACGCCGCCGCCCGTGAGGGCCTCGACCCGAAGCTGCTGGAGCTGGTGAAGATCCGCGCCTCGCAGATCAACCGCTGCGCGCTCTGCGTCGACATGCACAGCAAGGACGCGCTCGCGGCGGGCGAGAGCGTGGAGCGGATCGTCCAGCTCAGCGCGTGGGAGGAGTCGGAGCACTTCTACACGGAGCGGGAGCTGGCCGCGCTGGCGCTGACGGAGGCGGTGACCGTGCTGACGACGGGCTTCGTGTCCGACGAGGTGTACGAGCACGCCGCCCGGCACTTCGAGGAGCCCGAGCTGGCGCAGCTGATCGCCGCGATCACGGTGATCAACGCGTGGAACCGGTTCGGCGTGACCTGCCGGCTGGTGCCCGGGAACCACCGGCCGGGGCAGCACGCGTGA
- the pdxR gene encoding MocR-like pyridoxine biosynthesis transcription factor PdxR codes for MARTRATLGVDLHLEPAGPHLRRGLTDALREAVRSARLTPGTRLPSSRSLAADLGIARNTVADAYADLVAEGWLTARQGSGTRVADRTVVPPATAAPPRPERRGPAYDLRPGTPDLGSFPRAEWLRAARRALTAAPSEALGYGDPRGRVELRTALAGYLSRARGVRADPERVVVCAGFAHGLKLLTAVLRARGSHTVAVESYGLDEHWRLLRAAGQTTAALPFDERGTDTGGLTDEGAVLLTPGHQFPMGVPLHRDRRSGVVDWARRTGGLVLEDDYDGEFRYDRQPVGALQGLDPDHVVYLGTASKSLAPGLRLGWMVLPPGLVGEVTAAKGETDTSGVLDQLTLAEFLACGAYDRHVRAARTRYRRRRDALVAALAARAPAIRVTGIAAGLHAVLRLPPGTQGAVLRAAAYQGLALEALTPRFRHADAATEHFDALVVGYGTPPDHAWSGALDALCAALPSGENGSGIPFPG; via the coding sequence ATGGCGAGAACACGGGCCACTCTGGGCGTCGACCTCCACCTGGAACCCGCCGGACCGCACCTGCGGCGAGGGCTGACCGACGCCCTGCGCGAGGCCGTCCGCAGCGCCCGGCTCACGCCCGGCACCCGCCTGCCGTCCTCCCGCTCCCTCGCCGCCGACCTGGGCATCGCCCGCAACACGGTCGCCGACGCCTACGCCGACCTCGTCGCCGAGGGCTGGCTGACCGCCCGCCAGGGCTCGGGCACCCGGGTGGCGGACCGGACCGTCGTCCCGCCCGCCACCGCGGCGCCCCCGCGCCCCGAGCGGCGCGGACCCGCCTACGACCTGCGCCCCGGCACCCCCGACCTCGGCTCCTTCCCGCGCGCCGAGTGGCTCAGGGCGGCCCGCCGCGCCCTCACCGCCGCCCCCTCCGAAGCCCTCGGCTACGGCGACCCCCGCGGGCGCGTGGAGCTGCGCACCGCGCTCGCCGGCTACCTCTCACGCGCCCGCGGAGTACGCGCCGACCCCGAGCGGGTCGTGGTGTGCGCCGGGTTCGCGCACGGCCTGAAGCTGCTCACCGCCGTCCTGCGGGCCCGCGGGTCGCACACCGTCGCCGTCGAGTCCTACGGCCTGGACGAGCACTGGAGGCTGCTGCGGGCGGCCGGGCAGACGACGGCCGCGCTGCCCTTCGACGAACGGGGCACGGACACCGGGGGGCTGACCGACGAAGGGGCGGTCCTGCTCACCCCCGGCCACCAGTTCCCCATGGGCGTGCCCCTGCACCGCGACCGGCGGTCCGGCGTCGTGGACTGGGCCCGGCGCACCGGCGGGCTGGTCCTGGAGGACGACTACGACGGCGAGTTCCGCTACGACCGCCAGCCCGTCGGCGCCCTCCAGGGCCTCGACCCCGACCACGTGGTGTACCTGGGCACGGCGAGCAAGTCGCTCGCCCCCGGTCTGCGCCTGGGCTGGATGGTGCTGCCGCCGGGCCTGGTCGGCGAGGTGACGGCGGCCAAGGGCGAGACGGACACCTCCGGGGTCCTCGACCAGCTGACCCTGGCCGAGTTCCTGGCCTGCGGCGCCTACGACCGTCATGTCCGGGCCGCCCGCACCCGCTACCGCCGCCGCCGGGACGCACTGGTCGCCGCGCTGGCCGCCCGCGCCCCCGCGATCCGTGTCACCGGCATCGCGGCCGGCCTGCACGCCGTCCTGCGGCTGCCGCCCGGCACCCAGGGGGCGGTGCTGCGGGCCGCCGCCTACCAGGGCCTGGCCCTCGAAGCCCTCACCCCCCGCTTCCGCCACGCCGACGCGGCCACCGAGCACTTCGACGCCCTCGTCGTGGGGTACGGGACGCCGCCGGACCACGCCTGGTCGGGCGCGCTGGACGCGTTGTGCGCGGCGCTACCCTCCGGCGAGAACGGCTCCGGAATCCCCTTCCCCGGATAG
- a CDS encoding glutathionylspermidine synthase family protein → MRRHTVEPRPDWQRTVEEQGLVYPLTRHPDGVLRPYWDESAYYEFTLDEVEALEETVEELHAMCLAAAARLVDADRLADLGITDPRVAAAVAEAWRRRAELPSVYGRFDLHYDGGGPARLLEYNADTPTSLVEAASPQWFWMEDRFPGADQWNSLHERLVAAWRRQAALLPPGSPLHFAHSSADELGEDLMTVAYLKETAEQAGLDTDWIAMEEIGWDPLSGRFVDGQLRFIRSCFKLYPWEWLTTDRFAGHVLATLDNGGGTGTTMWIEPAWKMLLSNKALLAVLWELYPGHPNLLPAYLDGPRELAATTGWAAKPLLGREGAGVTLHEKGADPAVRDDEPCCYQELAPLPAFDGNHVVLGAWVVDGEAAGLGIRESSGLITDEYARFVPHVIR, encoded by the coding sequence ATGCGACGCCACACCGTCGAACCCCGCCCCGACTGGCAGCGGACCGTCGAGGAGCAGGGGCTCGTCTACCCGCTCACCCGCCACCCCGACGGCGTGCTGCGCCCCTACTGGGACGAGAGCGCCTACTACGAGTTCACCCTCGACGAGGTCGAGGCGCTGGAGGAGACCGTCGAGGAGCTGCACGCCATGTGCCTGGCGGCGGCCGCCCGTCTCGTCGACGCCGACCGCCTCGCCGACCTCGGCATCACCGACCCGCGGGTCGCCGCGGCGGTCGCCGAGGCCTGGCGGCGGCGCGCCGAACTCCCCTCCGTCTACGGCAGGTTCGACCTCCACTACGACGGCGGCGGCCCGGCGAGACTCCTGGAGTACAACGCCGACACCCCCACCTCCCTGGTGGAGGCCGCCTCTCCCCAGTGGTTCTGGATGGAGGACCGCTTCCCCGGCGCCGACCAGTGGAACTCCCTGCATGAACGTCTCGTCGCGGCCTGGCGGAGACAGGCCGCCCTGCTGCCGCCGGGCAGCCCGCTCCACTTCGCGCACTCCTCCGCCGACGAACTCGGCGAGGACCTCATGACGGTCGCCTACCTCAAGGAGACCGCCGAGCAGGCCGGTCTGGACACCGACTGGATAGCGATGGAGGAGATCGGCTGGGACCCGCTGTCCGGCCGCTTCGTCGACGGGCAGCTCCGCTTCATCCGCAGCTGCTTCAAGCTGTACCCGTGGGAGTGGCTCACCACCGACCGCTTCGCCGGTCACGTCCTCGCCACCCTCGACAACGGCGGCGGCACCGGCACGACGATGTGGATCGAGCCCGCCTGGAAGATGCTCCTGAGCAACAAGGCGCTGCTGGCCGTTTTGTGGGAGCTGTACCCCGGCCACCCCAACCTGCTGCCCGCCTACCTGGACGGCCCGCGCGAGCTGGCCGCCACCACCGGCTGGGCCGCCAAGCCCCTGCTGGGCCGTGAGGGCGCCGGCGTCACGCTCCACGAGAAGGGCGCGGATCCCGCCGTACGGGACGACGAGCCCTGCTGCTACCAGGAGCTGGCCCCGCTGCCCGCCTTCGACGGCAACCACGTCGTCCTCGGCGCCTGGGTCGTGGACGGGGAGGCGGCGGGCCTCGGCATCCGCGAGTCCAGCGGCCTGATCACCGACGAGTACGCCCGCTTCGTCCCGCACGTGATCCGCTGA
- a CDS encoding glycine hydroxymethyltransferase, with product MPENSAPLSTESTAFRAALDVIRAVEPRVADAIGQEVHDQREMLKLIASENYASPATLLAMGNWFSDKYAEGTVGRRFYAGCRNVDTVESLAAEHARELFGARHAYVQPHSGIDANLVAFWAVLADRVEAPFLEKTGVRQVNDLTDADWATLRQAFGNQRMLGMSLDAGGHLTHGFRPNISGKMFDQRSYGTDPATGLIDYDALRTTAREFKPMIIVAGYSAYPRLVNFRIMREIADEVGATLMVDMAHFAGLVAGKVLTGDFDPVPHAQIVTTTTHKSLRGPRGGMVLCDDSLKDQVDRGCPMVLGGPLPHVMAAKAVALAEARQPSFQDYAQRIVDNSRALAEGLMRRGATLVTGGTDNHLNLIDVASSYGLTGRQAEAALLDSGIVTNRNAIPADPNGAWYTSGVRIGTPALTTRGLGTVEMDEVAGLIDRVLTTAEPGVTKSGAPSKASHVLDPKVSDEISRRATDLVAGFPLYPEIDLG from the coding sequence ATGCCCGAGAATTCCGCACCCCTGTCCACCGAGTCCACCGCCTTCCGCGCCGCCCTCGACGTGATCCGCGCCGTCGAGCCGCGCGTCGCCGACGCCATCGGCCAGGAGGTCCACGACCAGCGCGAGATGCTCAAGCTGATCGCCTCCGAGAACTACGCCTCCCCGGCGACCCTCCTCGCGATGGGCAACTGGTTCAGCGACAAGTACGCCGAGGGCACCGTCGGCCGCCGCTTCTACGCCGGCTGCCGCAACGTCGACACCGTCGAGTCGCTCGCCGCCGAGCACGCCCGCGAGCTGTTCGGCGCCCGCCACGCCTACGTCCAGCCGCACTCCGGCATCGACGCCAACCTGGTCGCCTTCTGGGCCGTCCTCGCCGACCGCGTCGAGGCCCCCTTCCTGGAGAAGACCGGCGTCCGCCAGGTCAACGACCTCACCGACGCCGATTGGGCCACGCTGCGCCAGGCGTTCGGCAACCAGCGCATGCTCGGCATGTCCCTGGACGCCGGCGGCCACCTGACCCACGGCTTCCGCCCGAACATCTCCGGAAAAATGTTCGATCAGCGCTCCTACGGCACGGACCCGGCGACCGGCCTCATCGACTACGACGCGCTGCGCACGACGGCCCGCGAGTTCAAGCCGATGATCATCGTCGCGGGTTACTCCGCGTACCCCCGTCTGGTGAACTTCCGGATCATGCGCGAGATCGCCGACGAGGTCGGCGCGACCCTCATGGTCGACATGGCGCACTTCGCGGGCCTGGTCGCCGGCAAGGTCCTCACCGGCGACTTCGACCCGGTTCCGCACGCCCAGATCGTCACGACGACCACCCACAAGTCGCTGCGCGGCCCGCGTGGCGGCATGGTCCTGTGCGACGACTCCCTCAAGGACCAGGTCGACCGCGGCTGCCCGATGGTCCTCGGGGGCCCGCTCCCGCACGTCATGGCCGCCAAGGCCGTCGCCCTCGCCGAGGCCCGGCAGCCGTCCTTCCAGGACTACGCGCAGCGCATCGTGGACAACTCCCGCGCGCTGGCCGAGGGCCTGATGCGCCGGGGCGCGACCCTGGTCACCGGCGGCACGGACAACCACCTCAACCTGATCGACGTCGCCTCCTCCTACGGCCTCACCGGCCGCCAGGCCGAGGCCGCGCTGCTCGACTCGGGCATCGTCACCAACCGCAACGCCATCCCCGCCGACCCCAACGGGGCCTGGTACACCTCCGGCGTGCGCATCGGCACCCCGGCGCTGACCACCCGCGGTCTCGGCACGGTGGAGATGGACGAGGTGGCGGGGCTGATCGACCGGGTGCTGACCACGGCCGAGCCGGGCGTCACGAAGTCGGGCGCGCCGTCGAAGGCCTCTCATGTCCTCGACCCCAAGGTCTCGGACGAGATCTCCCGCCGGGCCACCGACCTCGTGGCGGGCTTCCCGCTGTACCCCGAGATCGACCTCGGCTGA
- the trpS gene encoding tryptophan--tRNA ligase, which produces MASDRPRVLSGIQPTAGSFHLGNYLGAVRQWVALQESHDAFYMVVDLHAITVPQDPKELTANTRLAAAQLLAAGLDPERCTLFVQSHVPEHAQLAWVMNCLTGFGEASRMTQFKDKSARQGADRASVGLFTYPILQVADILLYQADEVPVGEDQRQHIELTRDLAERFNGRYGATFTVPRPYIPKETGKIYDLQDPSIKMSKSASTPKGLINLLDEPKATAKKVRSAVTDTDTVIRYDTENKPGVSNLLGIYSTLTGTAVAELERQYEGKLYGALKTDLAEVVVDFVTPFRDRTQQYLDDPETLDSILAKGAEKARAVAAETLSRTYERVGFLPAKH; this is translated from the coding sequence ATGGCCTCAGACCGACCTCGCGTGCTCTCCGGAATCCAGCCCACCGCGGGCTCGTTCCACCTCGGCAACTACCTCGGCGCCGTCCGCCAGTGGGTGGCCCTCCAGGAGTCCCACGACGCGTTCTACATGGTCGTCGACCTGCACGCGATCACCGTCCCGCAGGATCCGAAGGAGCTGACCGCGAACACGCGGCTGGCCGCCGCCCAGCTCCTCGCGGCCGGGCTCGACCCCGAGCGGTGCACGCTGTTCGTGCAGAGCCACGTCCCCGAGCACGCGCAGCTCGCCTGGGTGATGAACTGCCTCACCGGCTTCGGCGAGGCCAGCCGCATGACGCAGTTCAAGGACAAGTCCGCCCGGCAGGGCGCCGACCGCGCGTCCGTCGGCCTGTTCACGTACCCGATCCTCCAGGTCGCGGACATCCTGCTGTACCAGGCCGACGAGGTGCCGGTCGGCGAGGACCAGCGCCAGCACATCGAGCTGACCCGCGACCTCGCCGAGCGCTTCAACGGCCGCTACGGCGCCACCTTCACCGTGCCCAGGCCGTACATCCCGAAGGAGACGGGCAAGATCTACGACCTTCAGGACCCGTCGATCAAGATGAGCAAGTCGGCGTCCACGCCGAAGGGCCTCATCAACCTGCTCGACGAGCCGAAGGCGACCGCCAAGAAGGTCCGCAGCGCGGTCACGGACACCGACACGGTGATCCGCTACGACACCGAGAACAAGCCGGGCGTCAGCAACCTGCTCGGCATCTACTCGACCCTCACCGGGACCGCCGTGGCCGAGCTGGAGCGGCAGTACGAGGGCAAGCTGTACGGCGCGCTGAAGACGGACCTGGCCGAGGTCGTCGTCGACTTCGTGACGCCGTTCCGGGACCGTACGCAGCAGTACCTGGACGACCCCGAGACGCTCGACTCGATCCTGGCCAAGGGCGCGGAGAAGGCGCGCGCGGTCGCCGCGGAGACGCTCTCGCGGACGTACGAGAGGGTGGGCTTCCTGCCCGCGAAGCACTGA
- a CDS encoding 2'-5' RNA ligase family protein — MGTVTIGVSIAVPEPHGSLLQERRSGFGDAAAHGIPTHVTLLPPTEVGAGALPAVEAHLSTVAAAARPFPMRLCGTGTFRPLSPVVYLRVVEGAETCALLQQRIRDASGPLVRELQFPYHPHVTVAHGIDEAAMDRAFEELAGYEAAWPCTGFALAEQGADGVWRKLREYPFGGAVVPPQAARLDRGWNRGSLPAR; from the coding sequence GTGGGGACCGTAACGATCGGCGTGTCGATCGCGGTCCCGGAGCCTCACGGCAGCCTGCTCCAGGAGCGGCGCTCAGGCTTCGGCGACGCCGCGGCTCACGGCATCCCCACCCATGTCACCCTGCTGCCGCCGACCGAGGTCGGGGCGGGCGCGCTGCCGGCCGTCGAGGCGCATCTCAGCACGGTCGCCGCGGCCGCCCGGCCCTTCCCGATGCGGCTGTGCGGCACCGGCACCTTCCGCCCGCTGTCGCCGGTGGTGTACCTGCGGGTGGTCGAGGGCGCCGAGACCTGCGCCCTGCTCCAGCAGCGCATCCGGGACGCCTCGGGGCCTCTGGTCCGCGAGTTGCAGTTCCCCTACCACCCGCACGTCACCGTCGCGCACGGCATCGACGAGGCGGCGATGGACCGGGCGTTCGAGGAGCTCGCCGGGTACGAGGCGGCCTGGCCCTGCACCGGGTTCGCCCTCGCCGAGCAGGGCGCCGACGGCGTCTGGCGCAAGCTGCGCGAGTACCCCTTCGGCGGTGCGGTGGTCCCGCCGCAGGCCGCCCGCCTGGACCGCGGCTGGAACCGCGGCTCCCTGCCGGCCCGCTAG
- a CDS encoding decaprenylphospho-beta-D-erythro-pentofuranosid-2-ulose 2-reductase, with translation MKDAFGLPQSLLVLGGTSEIALATARRLIARRTRTVWLAGRPSPALESAAARLRLLGADVHTVPFDALDPEAHEAVLGKVFAEGDVDLVLLAFGVLGDQAHDERDPAAAVRVARTNYTGAVSAGLIAARALQTQGHGSLVVLSSVAGERARRSNFIYGSSKAGLDAFAQGLGDALHGTGVHVMVVRPGFVRTKMTAGLPQPPLATTPEAVATAVELGLRRRSETVWVPGLLRVAMSALRHTPRGLFRRLPL, from the coding sequence ATGAAGGACGCCTTCGGCCTCCCCCAGTCCCTTCTCGTCCTCGGCGGCACGTCCGAGATCGCCCTGGCCACCGCGCGCCGGCTGATCGCCCGCCGCACCCGCACGGTATGGCTGGCGGGCCGCCCCTCCCCCGCCCTGGAGTCGGCGGCCGCCCGGCTGCGCCTGCTCGGGGCCGACGTGCACACCGTCCCGTTCGACGCGCTGGACCCCGAGGCCCACGAGGCCGTCCTCGGCAAGGTGTTCGCCGAGGGCGACGTCGACCTGGTGCTGCTCGCCTTCGGCGTCCTCGGCGACCAGGCCCACGACGAGCGCGACCCCGCGGCCGCCGTGCGCGTCGCCCGGACCAACTACACGGGGGCGGTGTCCGCGGGCCTGATCGCCGCCCGGGCGTTGCAGACGCAGGGCCACGGCTCCCTGGTCGTGCTCTCCTCCGTCGCCGGCGAGCGGGCCCGCCGCTCGAACTTCATCTACGGCTCCAGCAAGGCCGGCCTCGACGCCTTCGCCCAGGGCCTGGGCGACGCGCTGCACGGCACGGGCGTGCACGTCATGGTGGTGCGCCCCGGCTTCGTCCGGACGAAGATGACCGCCGGGCTGCCGCAGCCGCCGCTGGCGACGACGCCGGAGGCGGTCGCCACCGCCGTCGAGCTGGGGCTGCGCCGCCGCTCGGAGACCGTGTGGGTGCCGGGCCTGCTCCGCGTGGCCATGTCCGCCCTGCGGCACACCCCACGCGGACTGTTCCGCCGACTGCCGCTCTGA
- a CDS encoding FAD-binding oxidoreductase, translated as MPAETVSETVSVTGWGRTAPTVARVIRPRTYPEAVAAVRDCGARGAIPRGLGRAYGDAAQNAGGTVVDVTGLDRIHVVDADAGVVLCDAGVSLHRLTEVLLPLGWFVPVTPGTRYVTVGGAIAADIHGKNHHVSGSFARHVTSFELLTADGTVRTVRPGTPLFDATAGGMGLTGIVLTATVRLQPVETSLMCVDTERTADLDDLMARLTDGDHRHRYSVAWIDLLARGAATGRAVLTRGDHAPLDALPPRTRRTPLAFRPSRLPAPPAHLPDGLVTRTGVALFNELWYRRAPRARTGELQRLSAFFHPLDGVPHWNRVYGRGGFVQYQFVVGHGREETLRRIVQRISARRCPSFLAVLKRFGEADPGWLSFPRPGWTLALDVPAGLPGLGAFLDELDEEVAAAGGRVYLAKDSRLRPDLLAAMYPRLDDFRALRAELDPRGVFMSDLARRLDFQEPA; from the coding sequence ATGCCTGCCGAGACCGTTTCCGAGACAGTTTCCGTCACGGGATGGGGCCGCACGGCCCCCACCGTCGCGCGGGTGATCCGCCCCCGGACCTATCCCGAGGCCGTCGCGGCCGTCCGGGACTGCGGCGCCCGGGGCGCCATCCCCAGGGGCCTGGGGCGGGCCTACGGGGACGCGGCGCAGAACGCGGGCGGCACGGTCGTCGACGTCACCGGACTGGACCGCATCCACGTCGTCGACGCCGACGCCGGCGTCGTCCTGTGCGACGCGGGCGTCTCGCTGCACCGGCTGACAGAGGTCCTGCTGCCGCTCGGCTGGTTCGTGCCGGTGACCCCCGGCACCCGCTACGTGACCGTGGGCGGGGCGATCGCCGCCGACATCCACGGCAAGAACCACCACGTCTCGGGCTCCTTCGCCCGCCATGTGACCTCCTTCGAGCTGCTCACCGCCGACGGCACGGTCCGCACGGTGCGACCGGGCACCCCCCTCTTCGACGCGACCGCCGGCGGCATGGGCCTGACCGGGATCGTCCTCACGGCCACGGTCCGGCTCCAGCCCGTCGAGACCTCCCTGATGTGCGTCGACACCGAGCGCACCGCCGACCTCGACGACCTGATGGCCCGGCTCACCGACGGCGACCACCGCCACCGGTACTCCGTCGCCTGGATCGACCTCCTCGCGCGCGGCGCGGCCACCGGACGCGCGGTGCTGACCCGCGGCGACCACGCCCCCCTGGACGCGCTGCCGCCCCGGACGCGCAGGACGCCGCTCGCGTTCCGCCCCTCCCGGCTCCCGGCCCCGCCCGCCCACCTCCCCGACGGCCTCGTCACCCGCACCGGCGTCGCCCTGTTCAACGAACTCTGGTACCGCCGGGCCCCCCGCGCGCGGACCGGCGAACTCCAGCGGCTCTCCGCCTTCTTCCACCCGCTGGACGGCGTCCCGCACTGGAACCGCGTCTACGGCCGCGGCGGCTTCGTGCAGTACCAGTTCGTCGTCGGACACGGCCGGGAGGAGACCCTGCGCCGGATCGTGCAGCGCATCTCGGCCCGCCGCTGCCCGTCCTTCCTCGCCGTCCTCAAACGGTTCGGGGAGGCCGACCCGGGCTGGCTGTCCTTCCCCCGGCCGGGCTGGACCCTCGCACTGGACGTCCCCGCCGGCCTCCCCGGACTCGGCGCCTTCCTCGACGAACTGGACGAGGAGGTGGCCGCCGCCGGGGGCCGCGTCTACCTCGCCAAGGACTCCCGGCTGCGGCCGGACCTGCTCGCCGCGATGTACCCGCGACTGGACGACTTCCGCGCGCTGCGCGCGGAGCTGGACCCGCGCGGGGTGTTCATGTCCGACCTCGCCCGCCGACTCGACTTCCAGGAGCCAGCATGA
- a CDS encoding phosphatase PAP2 family protein encodes MDELDETGRIGAPGGPSGLDHRILSAVHARAAHPGVARAARALSRAGEHGALWLAVGAAGAVADSPRRAAWLRATALTAGAHLAGMGLKRIVRRPRPRHVEPLVRTAGRHSFPSSHAAAAGAAAVAYGALGAYAVPPLAAAMCLSRLVAGVHYPSDVAAGAALGVLTASLGARRTTAGGRRG; translated from the coding sequence ATGGACGAACTGGATGAAACGGGACGAATTGGCGCGCCGGGTGGCCCGAGCGGCCTCGACCACCGGATCCTCTCCGCGGTGCACGCCCGCGCCGCCCACCCGGGCGTGGCCCGCGCCGCCCGCGCCCTGTCCCGGGCCGGCGAGCACGGCGCCCTGTGGCTCGCGGTGGGCGCCGCCGGGGCCGTCGCCGACTCCCCGCGCCGCGCCGCCTGGCTGCGCGCCACCGCGCTCACCGCCGGCGCGCACCTCGCCGGCATGGGCCTGAAGCGGATCGTCCGCCGCCCGCGCCCCCGGCACGTCGAGCCCCTGGTGCGCACCGCCGGCCGGCACTCCTTCCCCAGCTCGCACGCCGCCGCCGCGGGCGCCGCCGCCGTCGCCTACGGCGCGCTCGGCGCGTACGCCGTCCCGCCGCTGGCCGCCGCGATGTGCCTGTCCCGGCTCGTCGCCGGCGTCCACTACCCCTCCGACGTGGCGGCCGGCGCCGCCCTGGGCGTCCTCACCGCGAGCCTCGGGGCACGCCGGACGACGGCGGGAGGGCGACGTGGCTGA